One Salvia splendens isolate huo1 chromosome 12, SspV2, whole genome shotgun sequence genomic window carries:
- the LOC121759663 gene encoding ubiquinone biosynthesis O-methyltransferase, mitochondrial-like, giving the protein MIPRQILARARLLARPAGLSSQTANHYYPSLEFHHKLQTRRYSDAPLPIPAAANPITTVSPEPPLVPVSTPSLTASKSSLNEAELKKFAAISETWWDADGPFKPLHAMNPTRLAFIRSTLCRHFGKDPHSSRPFEGLKFVDVGCGGGILSEPLARMGASVTGVDAVEKNIRIAQLHADLDPTTSSIDYLCTTAEKLVEEQRKFDAVLALEVIEHVADPADFCKSLSALTENGGATVISTINRSMRAYATAIVMAEYVLRWLPAGTHDWSSFLTPEELVLILQRASVSVQEMAGFAYNPLTGRWFLSDDIGVNFIAYATKNRE; this is encoded by the exons ATGATTCCAAGGCAAATTCTAGCCCGAGCCCGATTGCTAGCCCGGCCCGCCGGCCTCAGTTCACAGACCGCGAATCACTACTACCCGAGCCTTGAATTTCACCACAAGCTCCAAACCCGGCGTTATTCGGATGCTCCGCTTCCAATTCCGGCCGCCGCCAATCCAATCACTACGGTCTCCCCGGAACCTCCACTCGTTCCGGTTTCAACTCCTTCACTGACGGCTTCCAAAAGCTCTTTGAATGAAGCTGAGCTGAAGAAGTTCGCCGCCATTTCCGAGACatg GTGGGATGCTGATGGACCGTTCAAGCCGCTGCATGCGATGAATCCGACGAGGCTTGCGTTTATTAGGTCAACTTTGTGCCGGCATTTTGG TAAGGATCCACACAGTTCGAGGCCGTTTGAAGGATTGAAATTTGTGGATGTTGGTTGTGGAGGAGGGATTTTATCTGAG CCTTTAGCACGCATGGGTGCAAGTGTTACCGGGGTTGATGCTGTGGAAAAGAATATCAGAATTGCCCAGCTTCACGCG GATTTGGATCCAACAACTTCATCTATTGACTATCTTTGTACAACAGCTG AGAAATTGGTGGAAGAGCAGAGGAAATTCGATGCTGTACTTGCTCTTGAG GTAATTGAGCATGTTGCAGATCCTGCTGATTTCTGCAAATCGTTGTCAGCTTTGACTGAAAATGGTGGAGCTACTGtgatctcaacaatcaatcgaTCAATGAGGGCATATGCAACAGCTATCGTCATGGCAGAATATGTCTTGCGTTGG CTACCAGCGGGCACACATGACTGGTCGAGCTTTCTCACCCCAGAAGAGCTAGTCCTAATTCTTCAACGTGCTTCAGTTTCT GTTCAAGAGATGGCTGGGTTCGCCTACAACCCCCTGACCGGGCGATGGTTCCTCTCTGACGATATAGGTGTAAATTTCATTGCATATGCCACCAAGAACCGCGAATAG